A window of the Budorcas taxicolor isolate Tak-1 chromosome 10, Takin1.1, whole genome shotgun sequence genome harbors these coding sequences:
- the LOC128054454 gene encoding olfactory receptor 4E1 encodes MEEAVLLNQTTALTYFRLRGLSTNQNVQMAAFAMFLVFYALTLIGNILIVITIIYDHHLHSPMYFFLSNLSFIDVCHSTVTVPKMLIDTWSEEKLISFDACVTQMFFLHLFACTEIFLLTVMAYDRYVAICKPLQYMTVMNWKVCVLLAVALWTGGTIHSIALTSLTFKLPYCDPHDIDNFFCDVPQVIKLACADTHIIEILIVSNSGLISVVCFVVLVVSYTVILVSLRQQISEGRRKALSTCAAHLTVVTLFLGHCIFIYSRPSTSLPEDKVVSVFFTAVTPLLNPIIYTLRNEDMKNALNKLMGRVKGREKK; translated from the coding sequence ATGGAAGAGGCCGTTCTACTCAATCAAACAACTGCACTGACATATTTTCGGCTTAGAGGTCTATCTACAAATCAGAATGTGCAGATGGCTGCATTTGCCATGTTCCTTGTTTTCTATGCCCTGACACTGATTGGAAACATCCTCATTGTCATAACCATTATCTATGACCATCATCTCCATAGCCCCATGTATTTCTTTCTCAGCAACCTATCCTTTATCGATGTGTGCCACTCCACCGTCACTGTCCCCAAGATGCTGATAGACACCTGGTCAGAGGAGAAGCTCATCTCCTTTGATGCCTGTGTAACTCAGATGTTCTTCCTGCACCTCTTCGCCTGCACAGAGATCTTTCTCCTCACTGTCATGGCTTATGATCGgtatgtggccatctgcaaacCGCTGCAGTACATGACAGTGATGAACTGGAAAGTGTGTGTGCTGCTGGCTGTGGCCCTCTGGACAGGGGGTACCATCCACTCCATAGCGCTGACCTCACTCACCTTCAAGCTGCCCTACTGTGATCCTCATGATATTGACAACTTCTTCTGTGATGTGCCTCAGGTGATCAAACTGGCCTGCGCTGATACCCACATCATTGAGATCCTCATCGTCTCCAACAGTGGGCTGATCTCCGTGGTCTGTTTTGTGGTCCTTGTGGTGTCCTACACGGTCATCCTGGTGAGTCTGAGGCAGCAGATCTCAGAAGGCCGGCGGAAGGCCCTGTCCACCTGCGCGGCCCACCTCACCGTGGTCACACTCTTTCTGGGACACTGCATCTTCATCTATTCCCGGCCATCCACCAGCCTCCCAGAGGACAAGGTGGTGTCTGTGTTTTTCACCGCTGTCACACCCCTGCTGAACCCTATCATCTACACCCTTCGGAATGAAGACATGAAAAATGCCTTGAACAAGTTAATGGGGAgggtgaagggaagagaaaaaaaatga